A single window of Magnetococcales bacterium DNA harbors:
- a CDS encoding flagellar protein FlaG, with protein MSDVTRIGPMDYGVVHGEISHHEAGSREINPGQVNPALPVSRTGEEKTDAKVLGELAARANASLRGFTSLNFQVDEQTKKLVVKVVDADTKETVRQIPSEEMLEVAKRIKDLEGILFDTVV; from the coding sequence ATGAGTGACGTCACACGTATCGGACCGATGGATTACGGTGTGGTGCACGGGGAGATTTCTCACCACGAAGCAGGTTCCAGGGAGATTAATCCAGGGCAGGTCAATCCCGCCCTGCCGGTCTCCCGGACCGGCGAGGAGAAGACGGACGCCAAAGTCCTCGGCGAACTGGCGGCCAGGGCGAATGCCTCCTTGCGCGGCTTCACCTCCTTGAACTTTCAAGTGGATGAGCAGACGAAAAAGCTTGTGGTCAAGGTCGTTGATGCCGATACGAAAGAGACAGTGCGTCAGATTCCCTCCGAGGAGATGCTGGAGGTGGCCAAACGCATCAAGGATCTGGAAGGCATTCTGTTCGATACCGTGGTGTGA
- the fliS gene encoding flagellar export chaperone FliS yields MSYGLRSYKASRANTAAREDLLILLYEGAIRFLERSIQEFEGKNLSEHKMFLRRGLMIVSELQSTLDFQKGGELAIQLFELYGYMLEQLTLANIAKEMEPIRRVVRQLNILLEGWRVAVAQYKAGGVSLSPAPVDGGLPAAKSIAQMG; encoded by the coding sequence ATGTCATACGGTCTGCGCAGCTACAAGGCCTCACGGGCCAACACCGCCGCAAGGGAAGATCTGCTGATCCTTCTGTACGAAGGGGCGATCCGCTTTCTGGAGCGTTCCATTCAGGAGTTCGAAGGCAAGAACTTGAGCGAACACAAGATGTTCCTGCGCCGGGGTCTGATGATCGTCTCGGAGTTGCAGAGCACCCTCGATTTTCAGAAGGGTGGCGAGTTGGCCATCCAACTGTTCGAGCTTTACGGCTACATGCTGGAGCAGCTCACCCTGGCCAACATCGCCAAGGAGATGGAGCCGATTCGCCGGGTGGTGCGGCAGTTGAACATTCTGCTGGAGGGATGGCGGGTGGCGGTGGCCCAGTACAAGGCGGGAGGTGTTTCACTCTCCCCGGCGCCTGTCGACGGGGGCTTGCCCGCCGCGAAGAGCATTGCCCAGATGGGATGA
- the fliD gene encoding flagellar filament capping protein FliD yields MATSGMGGISFGGLASGLPSNIVDQLMQVEEQRLTGLQKKRTGYSKQKSAYSDLKTKLLALNTKAQALQEAATFRPHTASSSDENKVTATASSDARAGFHTVVTGGTLAAYDTWVATSSVTSSTDTLSGAENLTVNYNGVAHNIALSAGSTLSDIANTINTYTFDATDATKGVTASVLFDGTNYRLVLAAKESGTNSGAQRITVPQAAAGGWQFASGNAVNQNFANSITGTDAALTVDGIAVTSSSNTVSSVIPGVTLNLKEANSTVNITVSNDTDTLKETLNDFIDSYNTVIDFLNTEKNDRLSSDSAVRSIIGQLRGELNTQTHEVTGAYGVLSTFASVASLGFRTDQKTGKLSISSDDLDKAISQNFDAIGDVFTKKVSAADKTAFEAAGGKEGLAYRLEDLLSQMTTITGGVVTSKTNSIDSRIRLLDQTIDQENARLDKVRARLNLKFSNLEKLMSSLQSSGNALTSLSK; encoded by the coding sequence ATGGCGACATCGGGAATGGGTGGGATCTCATTCGGGGGCTTGGCGAGCGGACTGCCGTCCAATATCGTCGATCAGCTGATGCAGGTGGAGGAGCAGCGACTCACCGGCTTGCAGAAGAAACGGACCGGCTATTCCAAGCAGAAGAGCGCCTATTCCGATCTGAAGACCAAGCTGCTGGCGCTGAACACCAAGGCCCAGGCCCTTCAGGAGGCGGCGACCTTTCGTCCCCATACCGCATCGAGTTCCGACGAGAACAAGGTGACGGCCACCGCCTCCAGCGACGCGCGCGCCGGTTTCCATACCGTGGTGACCGGGGGGACCCTGGCTGCCTACGATACCTGGGTGGCCACCAGCAGCGTCACCAGCAGCACCGACACCCTTTCCGGGGCGGAGAACCTCACGGTCAACTACAACGGCGTGGCCCACAACATCGCCTTGTCCGCCGGTTCCACCCTCTCCGATATCGCCAACACCATCAACACCTACACCTTCGACGCCACCGACGCCACCAAGGGTGTCACGGCGAGCGTGCTTTTCGACGGCACCAACTACCGCCTGGTGCTGGCGGCCAAGGAGAGCGGCACCAATTCGGGCGCCCAGCGCATCACCGTGCCCCAGGCCGCCGCAGGCGGCTGGCAATTCGCCTCCGGAAACGCCGTCAACCAGAACTTCGCCAACAGCATCACCGGCACCGATGCCGCCCTGACGGTCGACGGCATCGCCGTGACCTCCTCCAGCAATACGGTGAGTTCGGTCATCCCCGGTGTGACCCTCAATCTCAAGGAAGCCAACTCGACCGTCAATATCACGGTGTCCAACGATACCGACACCCTGAAAGAGACGCTGAACGACTTCATCGACTCCTACAATACGGTGATCGACTTCCTGAACACCGAAAAGAACGACCGGCTCTCCAGCGACTCGGCGGTGCGCTCCATCATCGGCCAGTTGCGGGGGGAGTTGAACACCCAGACCCACGAGGTGACGGGGGCCTACGGGGTACTCTCCACCTTTGCCTCGGTGGCCTCCCTGGGCTTTCGCACCGATCAGAAGACCGGCAAGCTCAGCATCAGCAGCGACGATCTTGACAAGGCCATCAGTCAAAACTTCGACGCCATCGGCGATGTCTTCACCAAAAAAGTCAGCGCCGCCGACAAAACGGCTTTCGAGGCCGCCGGGGGCAAGGAGGGACTGGCCTATCGCCTGGAGGATCTGCTCAGTCAGATGACCACCATCACCGGTGGCGTGGTGACCAGCAAGACCAACTCCATCGACTCCCGCATTCGGTTGCTGGATCAGACCATCGATCAGGAAAATGCCCGTCTCGACAAGGTGCGTGCCCGGTTGAACCTCAAATTTTCCAATCTGGAAAAGCTGATGTCGAGCCTGCAGTCCTCCGGGAACGCCCTGACCTCCTTGAGCAAATAG
- the fliS gene encoding flagellar export chaperone FliS, translating to MAVEEMEQLSPLDLLIRLYEGAINFLKQSADDCKAERMDSFKENLRRGRRIIEEFQRTLDFKQGGQITAQLNDLYTYMLDSLRQFELTHDELHIERVIDQLETLLEGWRGAQYQAVA from the coding sequence GTGGCAGTCGAGGAAATGGAACAGTTGTCTCCGCTGGATCTGTTGATCCGGCTTTATGAGGGAGCCATCAATTTCCTGAAGCAGTCGGCGGACGATTGCAAGGCGGAGCGGATGGACTCCTTCAAGGAGAATCTGCGTCGGGGTCGTCGCATCATCGAGGAGTTTCAACGTACCCTGGATTTCAAACAGGGAGGGCAGATCACGGCCCAGTTGAACGATCTCTATACCTACATGCTCGACAGCCTGCGTCAGTTCGAGCTGACCCACGACGAACTCCATATCGAACGTGTCATCGACCAGTTGGAGACTTTGCTGGAAGGATGGCGCGGGGCTCAATACCAAGCCGTCGCGTGA
- a CDS encoding DUF5615 family PIN-like protein: MKFKIDENLPSEVSVLLRGLGHDAVSVLDQDMGGMEDGKIFSVCREERRILVTLDLDFANVQVYPPSKGSGIMVLRLACQDKSTVMEVLHRLLPILESESPDGRLWIVEEKRIRMRE, from the coding sequence ATGAAGTTCAAGATTGATGAGAACCTCCCCTCTGAGGTATCGGTCCTTCTTCGAGGCTTGGGTCACGATGCCGTCAGTGTACTGGATCAGGATATGGGAGGAATGGAGGACGGCAAAATATTCAGTGTCTGCCGAGAGGAGCGGCGTATTCTGGTGACGTTGGATCTGGATTTTGCCAATGTGCAGGTATATCCCCCATCAAAAGGTAGTGGCATCATGGTGCTTCGGTTGGCTTGTCAGGACAAATCTACCGTTATGGAGGTTCTGCACCGCCTGCTGCCCATTCTGGAGAGCGAATCCCCGGATGGTAGACTTTGGATTGTGGAAGAGAAGCGAATTCGTATGAGAGAATAG
- a CDS encoding flagellar assembly protein FliW, protein MEIQGTRFGTLEFEAGEVIQLNEGLLGFPLSRRFLLFPYSDDSSFFWLQSVDEPEIAFIVINPFDFFNDLEFVIQDDDAADLALERSEDVEVFSLVTIPEGRPEEMRTNLAGPVVVNVANRLGKQILVKAYSPRQPLIPEEMRRTVAQQRPAGGARITPEKRSTRVAGGR, encoded by the coding sequence ATGGAGATTCAAGGGACGCGCTTTGGCACGTTGGAATTCGAAGCGGGCGAAGTCATTCAACTCAACGAAGGTTTGCTGGGCTTTCCGCTGAGCCGGCGATTTCTGCTCTTTCCGTACAGCGACGACTCCTCCTTCTTCTGGTTGCAGTCGGTGGACGAACCGGAGATCGCCTTCATCGTGATCAACCCGTTCGACTTCTTCAACGACCTGGAGTTCGTGATTCAGGACGATGACGCCGCCGATCTGGCCCTGGAGCGTAGCGAGGATGTGGAGGTTTTCAGCCTGGTGACCATCCCCGAGGGGCGTCCCGAAGAGATGCGCACCAATCTGGCGGGGCCCGTGGTGGTCAATGTGGCCAACCGTCTGGGCAAGCAGATTCTGGTCAAGGCTTACTCGCCCCGGCAGCCTCTCATTCCCGAGGAGATGCGCCGTACCGTGGCGCAGCAACGCCCGGCGGGAGGAGCCCGAATCACCCCGGAAAAACGCTCAACTCGCGTGGCGGGAGGCCGATAA
- a CDS encoding DUF433 domain-containing protein, whose amino-acid sequence MNWRDYITTDSNICHGQACIRGTRIPVSVILDNLAVNPSHEALLQSYPSLTEESISAATRYAAELARERIVEFGHRVVA is encoded by the coding sequence ATGAACTGGCGGGACTATATCACGACGGATTCCAACATCTGCCATGGTCAGGCGTGCATTCGCGGTACCCGGATTCCGGTTTCCGTGATTCTCGATAATCTGGCTGTCAATCCGTCCCACGAGGCTTTGTTACAGAGCTACCCATCCCTTACGGAGGAGTCCATCAGCGCAGCCACCCGTTACGCAGCGGAATTGGCCAGGGAAAGAATCGTCGAGTTTGGGCATCGGGTTGTTGCATGA
- a CDS encoding flagellin FliC produces MPLFINTNVASLNAQRHLNSSTLQLGKTFARLASGLRINSARDDAAGLAISNRMTTQIRGLNQAIRNANDGISLAQVAEGAMEESHNALQRCRELAVQSANSTYNTSDRLSLDKEVQALLQEVDRISSQVEFNKQALLDGTYTNKQFQIGAFSGQIISINIQGAGFNGLSTLSQVTISTVTGANSAMRIIDAALSSIADMRASLGAVQSRFESVVANLSNVVENMSAARSRIMDADIAAETATLTRDAILQQAGTAVLAQANQQPQLALQLLGGR; encoded by the coding sequence ATGCCACTTTTTATCAATACAAACGTTGCTTCACTGAACGCCCAGCGGCACTTGAACAGTTCGACGCTGCAGTTGGGCAAGACTTTTGCGCGCCTGGCTTCGGGGTTGCGCATCAACTCGGCCCGGGACGACGCGGCGGGGTTGGCCATCTCCAACCGCATGACCACGCAGATTCGCGGTTTGAACCAGGCCATCCGCAACGCCAACGACGGCATCTCTCTGGCCCAGGTGGCCGAAGGGGCCATGGAGGAGAGCCACAATGCCCTGCAGCGTTGCCGCGAGCTGGCGGTGCAGTCGGCCAACTCCACCTACAACACCTCGGACCGTCTGAGCCTCGACAAAGAGGTGCAGGCCCTGCTGCAAGAGGTGGATCGCATCTCCAGCCAGGTCGAATTCAACAAACAGGCCCTGCTGGACGGCACCTACACCAACAAGCAGTTCCAGATCGGCGCCTTTTCGGGGCAGATCATCTCGATCAACATCCAGGGGGCGGGTTTCAACGGGTTGTCCACCCTCTCCCAGGTGACCATTTCCACGGTGACGGGGGCCAACTCCGCCATGCGCATCATCGATGCGGCCCTGAGCAGCATTGCCGACATGCGCGCCAGCCTGGGCGCGGTGCAGAGCCGCTTCGAGTCGGTGGTGGCCAACCTCTCCAACGTGGTGGAAAACATGTCGGCGGCCCGTTCGCGCATCATGGATGCCGATATCGCCGCCGAAACAGCCACATTGACCCGTGATGCCATCCTGCAACAGGCGGGTACGGCCGTGTTGGCCCAGGCCAACCAACAGCCGCAGTTGGCCTTGCAGTTGCTCGGCGGACGCTGA